One window of the Candidatus Microbacterium colombiense genome contains the following:
- a CDS encoding o-succinylbenzoate synthase, with protein sequence MIPPLADLLDSARVVALPMHSRFRGVETREALLFEGPEGWAEFSPFTEYDDAEAATWLAAAIDFAWRVQPEPLRDRISVNATVPAIDAARVPDLLSRFAGCRTAKVKVAEAGQSLADDVARIRAVREVMGPEGRIRIDANGMWNVDEAERAIHALNEFDLEYVEQPCATVDELVELRQRIKYLGIPVAADESVRKSEDPLAVARAHAADLLVIKAQPLGGVTHALQIVTATGLPAVVSSALDTAIGLSQGAALAAALPRLDFDCGLGTASLFLDDVADLRPVDGSIPVGRVTPDASALTRLAASDERREWWTARLARCHYELAASH encoded by the coding sequence ATGATTCCGCCGCTCGCAGACCTGCTCGACTCGGCAAGAGTCGTCGCCCTCCCGATGCACAGCCGCTTCCGCGGCGTGGAGACGCGCGAGGCCCTTCTCTTCGAAGGACCGGAGGGGTGGGCGGAGTTCTCGCCGTTCACCGAGTACGACGACGCGGAGGCCGCGACCTGGCTGGCCGCCGCCATCGACTTCGCCTGGCGTGTGCAGCCCGAGCCGCTGCGTGACCGCATCAGCGTGAATGCGACGGTCCCGGCGATCGACGCCGCGCGCGTGCCCGACCTGCTCTCACGCTTCGCCGGATGCCGCACCGCGAAGGTCAAGGTCGCCGAGGCCGGTCAGTCACTCGCCGACGACGTCGCCCGCATCCGCGCCGTGCGCGAGGTCATGGGACCGGAGGGTCGCATCCGGATCGACGCGAACGGGATGTGGAACGTCGATGAGGCCGAACGGGCCATCCATGCACTGAACGAGTTCGATCTGGAGTACGTCGAACAACCGTGCGCCACGGTGGACGAACTCGTCGAACTGCGTCAACGCATCAAGTACCTCGGCATCCCCGTCGCGGCCGACGAGAGCGTCCGCAAGTCGGAGGACCCCCTCGCCGTCGCGCGCGCGCACGCCGCCGACCTGCTCGTCATCAAGGCGCAGCCGTTGGGCGGCGTGACCCACGCGCTGCAGATCGTGACGGCCACCGGCCTTCCCGCGGTCGTCTCGAGTGCACTCGACACCGCCATCGGCCTGTCGCAGGGCGCGGCGCTGGCCGCCGCACTGCCCCGACTCGATTTCGACTGCGGCCTGGGCACCGCCTCGCTGTTCCTCGACGACGTCGCCGATCTGCGACCCGTCGACGGATCGATCCCGGTCGGGCGCGTGACTCCCGATGCCTCCGCGCTCACGCGTCTCGCGGCATCCGACGAGCGCCGCGAATGGTGGACAGCGCGGCTCGCACGATGCCACTACGAGCTGGCCGCCTCGCACTGA
- a CDS encoding helix-turn-helix transcriptional regulator translates to MNEILDTHLQELRRGTVVLACLQLLRTPGYGYGLLEELAARGFATDANTLYPLLRRLEKQEYLTSEWNTDEARPRKFYRTSDAGIRLADTLTDEWRSLTAAITGLTAEEN, encoded by the coding sequence ATGAACGAGATCCTCGACACGCATCTGCAGGAGCTGCGGCGTGGCACCGTCGTGCTCGCGTGCCTGCAGCTGCTGCGCACGCCCGGATACGGCTACGGGCTGCTCGAAGAACTCGCCGCCCGCGGCTTCGCGACCGATGCGAACACGTTGTACCCGCTGCTGCGTCGACTCGAGAAGCAGGAGTACCTCACCAGCGAGTGGAACACCGACGAGGCGCGGCCCCGCAAGTTCTACCGCACCTCGGATGCCGGCATCCGCCTCGCCGACACCCTCACCGACGAATGGCGATCGCTCACCGCGGCGATCACCGGCCTCACCGCAGAGGAGAACTGA
- a CDS encoding permease prefix domain 1-containing protein, with translation MNATLTERYVAATIRSLRPDAQTDVRAELEASITDAIDARLDQGEDRESAERAVLTGLGDPGLLAAGYAERPLHLIGPRFYLTWWRLLRLLLIIVPICAMGGVALGQLLDDAPVSGVIGSAVVAGLGAVVHVSFWVTLVFVILERSGSTTGLPEWDVDQLPDTTDDGVGRSDVIASLVMLVLGVGAVLWDASRGFFPTGGDPIPILHPGLWPWGISLFFALIVAESLLAVAVYARGRWTTTLAVINTVLAIAFAVWSLTLLVRGELVNPEFLEFVFSDNGVDADTLRTLTVITGTCLVAFPLWDIVDGWIKTIRASRGWVQE, from the coding sequence ATGAACGCCACACTCACCGAGCGCTATGTCGCCGCGACCATCCGGAGCCTCCGTCCCGACGCACAGACCGATGTGCGCGCCGAGCTCGAAGCCTCCATCACGGATGCGATCGATGCGCGGCTCGACCAGGGGGAGGACCGCGAATCGGCCGAGCGGGCCGTGCTCACCGGTCTGGGTGACCCCGGGCTGCTCGCCGCCGGCTACGCGGAACGGCCGTTGCACCTCATCGGACCGCGCTTCTACCTGACATGGTGGAGGCTGCTCCGACTGCTGCTGATCATCGTGCCGATCTGCGCGATGGGCGGTGTCGCTCTCGGGCAACTCCTCGACGACGCCCCGGTGAGCGGCGTGATCGGTTCGGCCGTCGTGGCCGGGCTCGGCGCCGTCGTCCACGTGTCCTTCTGGGTGACGCTCGTCTTCGTCATCCTCGAACGCTCCGGCAGCACCACGGGTCTGCCGGAGTGGGATGTCGACCAGCTCCCCGACACGACCGACGACGGCGTCGGCCGCAGTGACGTCATCGCCTCGCTCGTCATGCTCGTGCTCGGCGTCGGGGCGGTGCTCTGGGACGCATCGCGCGGATTCTTCCCCACCGGAGGCGACCCGATCCCGATCCTCCACCCGGGACTGTGGCCGTGGGGGATCAGTCTCTTCTTCGCCCTGATCGTGGCGGAGTCGCTGCTGGCCGTCGCCGTATACGCTCGCGGGCGCTGGACCACGACGCTCGCCGTGATCAACACGGTGCTTGCGATCGCGTTCGCCGTCTGGTCGCTCACACTCCTCGTGCGCGGCGAGCTGGTCAACCCGGAATTCCTGGAGTTCGTCTTCTCGGACAACGGTGTGGATGCCGACACCCTGCGCACTCTCACCGTGATCACCGGCACCTGCCTCGTCGCCTTCCCGCTGTGGGACATCGTCGACGGGTGGATCAAGACGATCAGGGCGAGCCGCGGGTGGGTGCAGGAATAG
- a CDS encoding 1,4-dihydroxy-2-naphthoyl-CoA synthase, producing the protein MTTAFVSDLFDPAEWVLAPGAEDYTDITAHVSHDGGVARIAFHRPEVRNAFRPHTVDELYRALDTARQDPRIGAVLLTGNGPSAKDGGWAFCSGGDQRIRGRDGYKYSDSETTVHDSARGGRLHILEVQRLIRFMPKVVIAVVPGWAAGGGHSLHVVCDLTIASAEHGRFKQTDADVGSFDAGYGSAYMARQTGQKIAREVFFLAEEYSAQRAYEMGAVNRVVPHAELEREALKMARTVLTKSPTAIRMLKFAFNAVDDGLVGQQVFAGEATRLAYGTDEAVEGRDSFLEKRDADWSSFPWHY; encoded by the coding sequence GTGACCACCGCATTCGTCTCCGACCTGTTCGACCCGGCCGAATGGGTGCTCGCGCCCGGGGCCGAGGACTACACCGACATCACGGCGCACGTCTCGCACGACGGCGGGGTCGCGCGCATCGCGTTCCACCGGCCGGAGGTGCGCAACGCGTTCCGCCCGCACACGGTCGACGAGTTGTACCGGGCGCTCGACACGGCCCGACAGGACCCGCGGATCGGCGCCGTGCTGCTCACCGGCAACGGTCCGAGCGCGAAGGATGGCGGCTGGGCGTTCTGCTCCGGTGGGGATCAGCGCATCCGCGGACGCGACGGCTACAAGTACTCGGATTCAGAGACCACCGTGCACGACTCCGCCCGCGGCGGACGCCTGCACATCCTCGAGGTGCAGCGCCTCATCCGTTTCATGCCGAAGGTCGTCATCGCGGTCGTGCCCGGGTGGGCGGCGGGCGGAGGGCACTCGCTCCACGTGGTGTGCGACCTCACGATCGCGAGCGCCGAGCACGGACGTTTCAAGCAGACGGATGCCGACGTCGGCAGCTTCGACGCCGGATACGGTTCCGCCTACATGGCACGTCAGACCGGGCAGAAGATCGCCCGAGAGGTGTTCTTCCTCGCCGAGGAGTATTCCGCGCAGCGCGCGTACGAGATGGGTGCGGTGAATCGCGTCGTTCCGCACGCGGAGCTCGAGCGCGAGGCGCTGAAGATGGCCCGGACGGTGCTCACCAAGTCGCCGACGGCGATCCGCATGCTCAAGTTCGCCTTCAACGCGGTCGACGACGGCCTGGTCGGCCAGCAGGTCTTCGCGGGTGAGGCGACTCGCCTCGCCTACGGCACCGACGAAGCCGTCGAGGGCCGCGACTCGTTCCTCGAGAAGCGCGACGCCGACTGGTCGTCCTTCCCCTGGCACTACTGA
- a CDS encoding AMP-binding protein, whose product MIALIPTDAEDPAQLRDDLARALDGGPALGFGMLDEAPARVADGTAAVIATSGSSGIPKRVVLSGEALRASAEATAQRIGHGRWLLALPAGYVAGLQVLVRSHLAGTDPVVLPGRFSPVGFAESTLSMLRPAKGAPGIPELYTSLVPAQVSTLLDAAGDTAVRAALQAYRAILVGGQALPQPLRDRAADLGVRLVRTYGSTETSGGCVYDGVPLDTVAVRVVEGELRLAGPMLADGYLDDGALTARAFVRDEHGIRWYRTGDLGLVEDGSVRVHGRADNVIVSGGINVSLDRVERVVRQVPGLHQAVVIGVDDARWGEASVIVAARGEALRRSEGEQLAQARDAVAEEVGKHARPDRLILVDELALLASGKPDREAIRRAVAALH is encoded by the coding sequence ATGATCGCCCTGATCCCGACGGATGCCGAAGACCCGGCCCAGCTGCGGGACGACCTGGCGCGCGCGCTCGACGGCGGGCCGGCACTCGGGTTCGGCATGCTCGACGAGGCCCCGGCGCGTGTGGCTGACGGCACGGCCGCGGTGATCGCGACCTCCGGGTCGAGCGGCATCCCCAAACGCGTGGTGCTCAGCGGTGAGGCGCTGCGCGCGAGCGCGGAGGCCACGGCCCAGCGCATCGGCCACGGCCGCTGGCTTCTCGCTCTGCCGGCGGGGTACGTGGCCGGGCTGCAGGTGCTGGTGCGTTCGCACCTCGCCGGGACCGATCCGGTCGTGCTGCCCGGGCGCTTCTCCCCGGTGGGCTTCGCCGAGTCGACGCTCTCCATGCTGCGTCCGGCGAAGGGGGCGCCCGGTATCCCCGAGCTCTACACCTCGCTCGTCCCCGCCCAGGTGTCGACGCTGCTCGACGCGGCCGGTGACACAGCGGTCCGTGCCGCACTCCAGGCGTATCGGGCGATCCTGGTGGGTGGTCAGGCCCTCCCGCAGCCCTTGCGGGATCGGGCGGCCGACCTCGGCGTGCGACTCGTGCGCACCTACGGGTCGACGGAGACGAGCGGCGGTTGCGTGTACGACGGCGTGCCGCTCGACACCGTCGCGGTGCGTGTCGTCGAGGGGGAGCTGCGCCTCGCCGGCCCCATGCTGGCCGACGGCTACCTCGACGACGGGGCGCTGACCGCCCGCGCCTTCGTCCGGGACGAGCACGGCATCCGCTGGTACCGAACCGGCGACCTCGGACTCGTGGAGGACGGCTCCGTGCGCGTGCACGGACGGGCCGACAACGTCATCGTCTCCGGGGGCATCAACGTCTCGCTCGATCGCGTCGAACGCGTCGTGCGGCAGGTGCCCGGTCTGCATCAGGCCGTCGTCATCGGCGTCGATGACGCGCGGTGGGGGGAGGCTTCGGTGATCGTCGCCGCGCGCGGGGAGGCCCTGCGCCGCAGCGAGGGCGAGCAACTGGCGCAGGCGCGCGACGCCGTCGCCGAAGAGGTCGGAAAGCACGCGCGGCCGGACCGGCTCATCCTGGTCGACGAACTCGCCCTGCTGGCATCCGGCAAGCCCGACCGCGAGGCGATCCGTCGCGCGGTGGCCGCGCTGCACTGA
- a CDS encoding class I SAM-dependent methyltransferase: protein MATYTHGHHESVLRSHSIRDISNSAEYLRPHLQATTRLLDVGAGPGSITVDFAGVVGRVTATEIDEAALALSRGLAAERGISNIDFSIEDVHALSFADDSFDIVHTHQVLQHVGDPVQALREMRRVTVPGGIVAARDADYAGFHWFPILPELDRWLALYRDAARANGGEPDAGRRLLSWARAAGFDDITATASTWCYANPEERAWWGGMWADRILESALARQLTDTGMATPGELREISDAWKRWADDGDGWYLVPHGEILCRA, encoded by the coding sequence ATGGCCACGTACACGCACGGACATCACGAGTCCGTCCTCCGCTCGCACAGCATCCGTGACATCTCGAACTCCGCGGAATACCTCCGGCCGCACCTCCAGGCCACCACCCGACTCCTCGATGTCGGCGCCGGGCCTGGGTCCATCACGGTCGACTTCGCAGGGGTCGTCGGCCGAGTCACCGCGACCGAGATCGACGAGGCCGCGCTCGCCTTGTCGCGGGGGCTCGCAGCGGAGCGCGGCATCTCGAACATCGACTTCTCGATCGAGGACGTCCATGCCCTGAGCTTCGCCGACGACAGCTTCGACATCGTGCACACGCACCAGGTGCTGCAGCACGTCGGCGATCCCGTGCAGGCGCTGCGCGAGATGCGGCGCGTCACGGTTCCGGGTGGCATCGTGGCTGCCCGAGACGCCGACTACGCGGGTTTCCACTGGTTCCCGATCCTGCCCGAACTCGATCGCTGGCTCGCGCTCTACCGCGACGCCGCGCGCGCCAACGGCGGCGAACCTGATGCCGGACGCCGCCTGCTCTCGTGGGCGCGGGCCGCCGGCTTCGACGACATCACCGCGACGGCCTCGACCTGGTGCTACGCGAACCCGGAGGAGCGCGCGTGGTGGGGCGGCATGTGGGCGGATCGCATCCTCGAATCCGCGCTCGCGCGTCAGTTGACCGACACGGGCATGGCGACGCCGGGTGAGCTGCGCGAGATCAGTGACGCGTGGAAGCGCTGGGCCGACGACGGCGACGGCTGGTACCTGGTGCCGCACGGCGAGATCCTCTGCCGCGCCTGA
- a CDS encoding histidine kinase has translation MFRPISRTWLVVDIVGAVLGFAITTPLTFVFGSSALSAWVPEGVPAGVAYVTVGIILWGAAAIARLSPVLALCVAWFGAVVQMSLGLPPAVYDLGILVVLFSTAAWGSRRLLWAGGVSALVGGVIGGLYFGVVWSGELLTDAASAMRAAMIAALLASVFVLAMVMSWGAGLLWRVIQSGRVTQVARAQAETLAAEEQERVRIARDMHDIVAHSLAVVIAQADGARYAAAAQPEIAGEALGTIAQTARGALSDVRMLLTQLRHRQGDGPQPTLADLETLFGQVRQAGVEPRITVDPMPPGEPPGAIQLAVYRILQEALTNAIRHGDGAVEVHLAWLPDRVDVQVRNIVGSAGTPGSGGHGLIGMRERAQLVGGNLQAERHGEQFVVSASLPIGVAA, from the coding sequence GTGTTCCGCCCGATCTCCCGCACCTGGCTCGTCGTCGACATCGTCGGCGCCGTGCTCGGCTTCGCCATCACGACGCCCCTGACCTTCGTCTTCGGGAGCTCCGCGCTCAGCGCGTGGGTGCCGGAGGGCGTACCTGCCGGCGTCGCGTACGTCACGGTCGGCATCATCCTGTGGGGCGCGGCCGCGATCGCGCGGCTCTCACCCGTCCTCGCGCTGTGCGTGGCATGGTTCGGCGCGGTCGTCCAGATGAGCCTGGGCTTGCCCCCGGCCGTGTACGACCTCGGCATCCTCGTCGTGCTCTTCTCGACCGCGGCGTGGGGCAGCAGACGGCTGCTGTGGGCCGGTGGCGTCTCGGCGCTCGTCGGCGGGGTGATCGGAGGCCTCTACTTCGGGGTGGTGTGGTCGGGCGAACTTCTGACGGATGCCGCGAGCGCGATGCGCGCCGCCATGATCGCCGCCCTGCTCGCCTCGGTCTTCGTGCTCGCGATGGTGATGTCGTGGGGTGCCGGCCTGCTCTGGCGGGTGATCCAGAGCGGGCGCGTGACCCAGGTGGCGCGGGCGCAGGCCGAGACGCTGGCCGCCGAGGAGCAGGAGCGGGTGCGGATCGCCCGCGACATGCACGACATCGTCGCCCACTCTCTCGCCGTCGTGATCGCCCAGGCCGACGGCGCACGATACGCCGCCGCCGCGCAGCCCGAGATCGCCGGGGAGGCGCTCGGCACGATCGCCCAGACCGCGCGAGGCGCGCTCTCCGACGTGCGGATGCTGCTCACCCAACTCCGTCATCGGCAGGGCGACGGGCCGCAGCCGACGCTCGCCGACCTCGAGACCCTGTTCGGCCAGGTACGCCAGGCGGGTGTCGAGCCGCGCATCACGGTCGACCCGATGCCGCCGGGAGAGCCGCCAGGGGCCATCCAGCTCGCGGTGTACCGCATCCTGCAGGAGGCGCTCACGAACGCGATCCGCCACGGTGACGGCGCCGTCGAGGTGCATCTGGCCTGGCTCCCCGATCGCGTCGACGTACAGGTGCGCAACATCGTCGGGTCTGCGGGCACGCCGGGGTCCGGTGGCCACGGCCTGATCGGCATGAGGGAGCGCGCGCAGCTCGTGGGCGGTAACCTGCAGGCGGAGCGGCACGGCGAGCAGTTCGTCGTGAGCGCATCGCTTCCGATCGGAGTCGCCGCGTGA
- a CDS encoding response regulator transcription factor, producing MIRVVLVDDQSLFRAGIRMLVASQPDLDVVGEAGDGREALDVVRTTRPDVVLMDIRMPVMDGLTATAEILAQPNPPRIVMLTTFDLDEAAARAIRQGASGFLLKDADPEFLLAAIRTVHAGSSVIAASATRDLFAHFAEAPKPVPAQYETLTEREREIFALAARGLSNSEIAAREYLSEATVKTHISRILTKLALRDRVQLVVFAFEHGLA from the coding sequence GTGATCAGAGTCGTCCTCGTCGATGACCAGTCGCTGTTCCGCGCCGGCATCCGCATGCTCGTCGCCTCGCAGCCCGACCTCGACGTGGTGGGCGAGGCCGGCGACGGCCGCGAAGCACTCGACGTCGTGCGCACCACACGGCCCGACGTGGTGCTCATGGACATCCGGATGCCGGTCATGGACGGGCTGACCGCCACGGCCGAGATCCTCGCGCAACCGAATCCGCCGCGGATCGTCATGCTCACGACGTTCGACCTCGATGAGGCGGCGGCCAGGGCGATCCGTCAGGGGGCCAGCGGCTTCCTGCTCAAAGACGCCGACCCGGAGTTCCTGCTCGCGGCCATCCGCACCGTGCACGCGGGCTCGAGCGTGATCGCCGCTTCGGCGACTCGAGATCTGTTCGCGCACTTCGCCGAGGCGCCCAAGCCCGTGCCCGCGCAGTACGAGACCCTCACCGAGCGCGAGCGGGAGATCTTCGCGCTCGCCGCGCGTGGACTGTCGAACTCCGAGATCGCGGCGCGCGAGTACCTCAGCGAGGCGACCGTGAAGACGCACATCAGCCGCATCCTCACCAAGCTCGCACTGCGCGACCGCGTGCAGCTGGTCGTCTTCGCCTTCGAGCACGGGCTCGCCTGA
- a CDS encoding ABC transporter ATP-binding protein: MEITTSDLGLAARVQHLDKTYGTGESTVRALDDVSVGIRRGQFTAIMGPSGSGKSTLMHIMAGLDTPTEGRAWIGDTEITGLGDLDLTILRRRRVGFIFQAFNLVPTLDALGNIMLPFELDGRRPSAIERGRIDGLIETLGLGSRLNHRPHQLSGGQQQRVAIARALATAPDLVFADEPTGNLDSKTGREVLQLLARASREHGQSIAMVTHDAIAASHADRVLYLGDGRIVADHPRQTAEEISAYMLAAEVSA, from the coding sequence ATGGAGATCACGACCAGCGACCTCGGGCTCGCCGCCCGCGTCCAGCACCTCGACAAGACCTACGGCACGGGGGAGAGCACGGTCCGTGCGCTCGACGATGTCAGCGTCGGCATCCGCCGCGGGCAGTTCACCGCCATCATGGGCCCGTCCGGATCGGGCAAGTCCACGCTCATGCACATCATGGCCGGGCTCGACACCCCCACCGAGGGACGCGCATGGATCGGCGACACCGAGATCACCGGGCTGGGCGACCTCGATCTCACCATCCTGCGTCGCCGGCGCGTGGGCTTCATCTTCCAGGCCTTCAACCTCGTTCCCACGCTGGACGCGCTCGGCAACATCATGCTGCCGTTCGAGCTCGACGGCCGTCGTCCCAGCGCGATCGAGCGTGGGCGGATCGACGGCCTCATCGAGACGCTGGGCCTGGGCTCGCGGCTGAACCATCGCCCGCATCAGCTGTCTGGCGGTCAGCAGCAGCGCGTGGCGATCGCCCGCGCACTGGCCACCGCGCCCGATCTGGTGTTCGCCGACGAACCCACCGGCAACCTCGACTCGAAGACCGGCCGCGAGGTGCTGCAGTTGCTCGCCCGCGCCAGCCGCGAGCACGGGCAGTCGATCGCGATGGTGACCCACGATGCGATCGCCGCCAGCCACGCGGACCGAGTGCTCTACCTGGGCGATGGTCGCATCGTCGCCGATCACCCGCGCCAGACCGCCGAAGAGATCTCCGCGTACATGCTCGCCGCCGAGGTGTCGGCATGA
- a CDS encoding ABC transporter permease, giving the protein MSAVATLVPETAATGPRWAWLRDRGMGASILVAALSAAFGVLLVEVTAYIGAVLQADPFIGDSETLAFVVALLSVLLTAVAMYVAAIVTANTFSTIIAGRTRQIALMRLIGATARSQRAEVGRQGLMVGVIGAVAGLVAGLLVTVAGVQIGAMLLDNDPSGFSLAQPLIALPVIGVALTTWAAAWAGSRRVLTVTPLQALGGSVERTHEEASGRQGRHVGAWVLLLAGAALLAAGVVIGLITPLGVVVAFLGGLLSFTGLALGSVLFMPPVLRLVGRMFGSSATARLAAENALRYPERSSRMAIGVVMGVTLVTMFAVALESAKRLMMSQSGDTPPEFFAPFDAFAAIMMVLVAVSAVIAAVGLVNLLTIGVVQRRRELGLLRSIGLSNRQVRRMVLLEATHITVAATLTGLVLGVAYGWIAAQSLLGSVPVLPDFTPAGLVAPQIPWVPVAIIVAATAVLTLVAAATPTRLATRVAPVEALAAD; this is encoded by the coding sequence ATGAGCGCCGTCGCCACCCTCGTGCCGGAGACCGCGGCGACCGGTCCGCGATGGGCCTGGCTGCGCGACCGGGGCATGGGCGCGAGTATCCTCGTCGCCGCGCTGTCCGCCGCGTTCGGTGTGCTGCTCGTCGAGGTGACCGCCTACATCGGCGCGGTGCTGCAGGCCGATCCGTTCATCGGCGACAGCGAGACGCTCGCGTTCGTCGTCGCCCTGCTGTCGGTGCTGCTGACCGCCGTCGCGATGTATGTCGCAGCGATCGTCACCGCCAACACGTTCTCCACGATCATCGCGGGACGGACCCGCCAGATCGCCCTGATGCGTCTGATCGGCGCGACGGCGCGGTCGCAGCGGGCCGAGGTCGGGCGCCAGGGGCTCATGGTCGGCGTCATCGGCGCGGTCGCCGGTCTGGTCGCCGGGCTGCTCGTCACGGTCGCCGGGGTGCAGATCGGGGCGATGCTGCTCGACAACGATCCCTCCGGCTTCTCCCTCGCGCAGCCGCTCATCGCGCTGCCCGTGATCGGCGTCGCGCTCACCACGTGGGCCGCGGCCTGGGCGGGTTCCCGCCGCGTGCTCACCGTGACGCCGCTGCAGGCGCTCGGCGGGTCGGTGGAACGCACGCACGAAGAGGCCTCGGGCCGTCAGGGTCGGCATGTCGGCGCGTGGGTGCTGCTGCTCGCCGGTGCCGCGTTGCTCGCCGCCGGTGTGGTCATCGGTCTCATCACCCCGCTCGGCGTCGTGGTGGCGTTCCTCGGCGGGCTCCTCTCGTTCACCGGGCTCGCGCTCGGATCGGTGCTGTTCATGCCGCCGGTGCTCCGCCTGGTCGGGCGCATGTTCGGCTCGAGCGCGACGGCGCGACTCGCGGCGGAGAACGCCCTGCGCTACCCCGAGCGCTCCTCGCGGATGGCGATCGGTGTGGTCATGGGCGTCACGCTGGTGACGATGTTCGCCGTGGCACTCGAGTCGGCCAAGCGGCTGATGATGAGCCAGTCCGGCGACACCCCGCCCGAGTTCTTCGCCCCGTTCGACGCCTTCGCGGCGATCATGATGGTGCTGGTCGCCGTCTCCGCCGTCATCGCGGCCGTCGGGCTCGTGAATCTGCTCACGATCGGTGTCGTGCAACGACGGCGTGAACTCGGTCTGCTGCGCTCGATCGGACTCTCGAACCGTCAGGTGCGGCGGATGGTGCTGCTCGAGGCGACGCACATCACGGTGGCCGCGACCCTCACCGGGCTCGTGCTCGGTGTGGCATACGGGTGGATCGCCGCGCAGTCGCTGCTGGGGTCGGTGCCGGTGCTGCCCGACTTCACCCCCGCAGGGCTCGTCGCCCCGCAGATCCCGTGGGTGCCTGTGGCGATCATCGTCGCCGCGACCGCCGTACTCACGCTCGTCGCCGCGGCCACGCCCACACGACTGGCGACACGGGTGGCTCCGGTCGAGGCGCTCGCCGCGGACTGA
- a CDS encoding 2-phosphosulfolactate phosphatase, translated as MPPFDQSTYQVRLDWGLAGLERLADADVVVIVDVLFFSSRLADAVGAADVDLAEAAAWSDDAVAPALAVTAAASGATVLVGGLRNASAVARAVQSVQEQRRARTSVALIAAGERDASSDLRFAVEDHLGAGAIIAALTDLGIDHTAPDAAVAAEGFRALRRALGHLVSASGSGRDASDAGSVAAASELDAASSVPVLQGRVFSSFS; from the coding sequence ATGCCGCCGTTCGATCAGTCTACGTACCAGGTCCGCCTCGACTGGGGTCTCGCGGGTCTCGAGCGGCTCGCCGACGCGGACGTCGTCGTGATCGTCGACGTGCTGTTCTTCTCCTCGCGGCTCGCCGATGCCGTGGGCGCCGCCGACGTCGACCTGGCCGAGGCGGCGGCGTGGTCAGACGACGCGGTCGCCCCGGCGCTCGCGGTGACCGCCGCCGCGAGTGGAGCCACGGTACTGGTCGGAGGGCTCCGCAACGCCTCTGCCGTGGCGCGCGCGGTGCAGTCCGTGCAGGAGCAGCGCCGGGCCCGCACCTCGGTCGCGCTCATCGCGGCGGGGGAGCGCGACGCCTCCAGCGATCTGCGCTTCGCGGTCGAGGATCATCTCGGCGCCGGGGCGATCATCGCCGCCCTGACCGACCTCGGGATCGACCACACGGCTCCGGACGCGGCGGTGGCCGCCGAGGGCTTCCGCGCCCTGCGACGTGCGCTCGGACATCTGGTCTCGGCGAGCGGTTCGGGGCGTGACGCGTCGGATGCCGGATCCGTCGCCGCGGCATCCGAGCTCGATGCCGCCTCGTCGGTTCCCGTGCTGCAGGGCCGGGTGTTCAGCTCCTTCTCCTGA
- a CDS encoding DUF3054 domain-containing protein, with protein sequence MRFVPAFFVDAVLVLVFAVIGRASHDENPAGFLITAWPFLVALLIGHLLAALLPGRPRRPWSLAWGAVVWIVTVAGGMLLRIVSGDTAQVAFIIVATVTLGVFLVGWRGIAALLRRRRGAASRSDADPETSDSDEVSNSDAEDGDAEDGDAEDGDSTP encoded by the coding sequence ATGAGGTTCGTCCCCGCATTCTTCGTCGATGCCGTGCTCGTGCTCGTGTTCGCCGTGATCGGCCGTGCGTCGCACGATGAGAACCCCGCAGGGTTTCTGATCACCGCATGGCCTTTCCTCGTCGCGCTCCTGATCGGGCATCTGCTCGCCGCGCTCCTGCCCGGGCGCCCGCGCCGTCCGTGGTCGCTCGCCTGGGGAGCTGTCGTGTGGATCGTCACGGTCGCCGGAGGGATGCTGCTGCGCATCGTCAGCGGCGATACCGCTCAGGTCGCGTTCATCATCGTCGCGACCGTCACGCTGGGGGTGTTCCTGGTGGGCTGGCGGGGCATCGCCGCACTTCTCCGGCGGCGCCGAGGAGCGGCGTCGAGGAGCGATGCCGACCCCGAGACGTCCGACAGTGACGAGGTATCCAACAGCGACGCGGAGGACGGCGACGCGGAGGACGGCGACGCGGAGGACGGCGACTCGACACCCTGA